A single genomic interval of Fibrobacter sp. UWR4 harbors:
- a CDS encoding glycogen/starch/alpha-glucan phosphorylase codes for MAKTTKKTAAPVLGTDAEAFRKAFTDHINHTLARSMDTVTDHEKFLAVAYAVRDRLVDRWIKTQETYYEKDVKRVYYLSLEFLIGRTLGNSVLNLDVEGAVTEALDEVGMTLDELREQEVDAGLGNGGLGRLAACFLDSMATLELPAMGMGIRYEYGMFSQKIVNGEQEEQPDNWLRLPNPWEIARPANSIKVPFYGYVVSWTDEKGKLRNRWETKDYVLALPYDTPIPGYKNNTVNNLRLWSAKSTDDFGLSYFNNGDYIAAVQDMELSETISKVLYPNDSSMNGKELRLKQQYFLCSASLQDIINRFKKTHGNDWKVFSDKVAIQLNDTHPAISIAEMMRILLDEENLEWDEAWEIVTKTFAYTNHTLMPEALEKWPVSLFEKLLPRHLQIIFEINARFLRMVSMKWPGDNARLGRMSLIEEGGCKMIRMAYLSIVGSYAVNGVAALHSDLLKTTLFKDFYELWPEKFNNKTNGVTPRRWVRKANPAMSELINSKIGESWVKDLDDLRQLEKFAKDAKFQKAFMDVKKQNKERLAKYLKETQGVELDTNMFFDVQVKRIHEYKRQLLNILHAIHLYIQIKDGKEIMPRTIMIGGKSAPGYWMAKQIIRLANAVAEIIDADPACKGKLKMVFLENYRVSFAEKIIPAADLSEQISTAGTEASGTGNMKFALNGALTIGTLDGANVEMKEEVGDENIFIFGLTVEEVTDLLAKGYRPRDFYEQDDDLRRVIDLIGSGFFSPDRPDLFKHIADKLLTHDPYMLCADFRSYVDMQKTVAEAYQDKKHWAEMAILNVARMGKFSSDRTIDQYAKEIWNAKACSIKL; via the coding sequence ATGGCAAAGACCACAAAGAAAACTGCAGCTCCGGTGCTCGGTACTGACGCAGAAGCCTTCCGCAAGGCATTTACCGACCACATCAACCACACTCTCGCCCGTAGCATGGACACCGTAACCGACCACGAAAAGTTCCTGGCCGTAGCTTACGCTGTTCGCGACCGTCTGGTGGACCGCTGGATCAAGACTCAGGAAACTTATTACGAAAAGGACGTGAAGCGCGTCTATTACCTGTCCCTGGAATTCCTCATCGGCCGTACCCTCGGTAACTCCGTCCTGAACCTGGATGTTGAAGGTGCAGTGACCGAAGCTCTGGACGAAGTAGGCATGACTCTCGACGAACTTCGCGAACAGGAAGTGGATGCAGGTCTCGGTAACGGTGGTCTCGGCCGCTTGGCAGCTTGCTTCCTCGACTCCATGGCTACCCTGGAACTCCCGGCAATGGGTATGGGTATCCGTTACGAATACGGTATGTTCAGCCAGAAGATCGTGAATGGCGAACAGGAAGAACAGCCGGATAACTGGCTCCGTCTCCCCAACCCGTGGGAAATCGCTCGCCCGGCAAACTCCATCAAGGTTCCCTTCTACGGCTACGTCGTAAGCTGGACCGACGAAAAGGGCAAGCTCCGCAACCGTTGGGAAACCAAGGACTACGTCCTCGCTCTCCCCTACGATACTCCGATTCCGGGTTACAAGAACAACACCGTGAACAACCTGCGCCTCTGGAGCGCCAAGTCCACTGACGACTTCGGCCTTTCCTACTTCAACAACGGTGACTACATCGCCGCCGTGCAGGACATGGAACTTTCCGAAACCATTTCCAAGGTTCTGTATCCCAACGACTCTTCCATGAACGGTAAGGAACTGCGCCTGAAGCAGCAGTACTTCCTCTGCTCCGCATCCCTGCAGGACATCATCAACCGTTTCAAGAAGACTCACGGCAATGACTGGAAGGTCTTCTCCGACAAGGTCGCCATCCAGCTGAACGACACCCATCCGGCAATCTCCATCGCCGAAATGATGCGCATCCTCCTGGACGAAGAAAACCTGGAATGGGATGAAGCATGGGAAATCGTCACCAAGACTTTCGCATACACCAACCACACCTTGATGCCGGAAGCTCTGGAAAAGTGGCCTGTTAGCCTCTTCGAAAAGCTCCTCCCCCGTCATCTCCAGATCATCTTCGAAATCAACGCTCGCTTCCTCCGTATGGTCAGCATGAAGTGGCCTGGCGACAATGCACGTCTCGGCCGCATGAGCCTCATTGAAGAAGGTGGCTGCAAGATGATCCGCATGGCATACCTCTCCATCGTAGGTTCCTACGCTGTGAACGGTGTGGCAGCGCTCCACTCCGACCTTCTGAAGACCACCCTGTTCAAGGACTTCTACGAACTGTGGCCTGAAAAGTTCAACAACAAGACCAACGGTGTTACTCCTCGTCGCTGGGTCCGCAAGGCTAACCCGGCTATGTCCGAACTCATCAACTCCAAGATCGGCGAAAGCTGGGTCAAGGATCTGGATGATCTCCGTCAGCTGGAAAAGTTCGCCAAGGATGCCAAGTTCCAGAAGGCATTCATGGACGTGAAGAAGCAGAACAAGGAACGTCTGGCCAAGTACCTGAAGGAAACTCAGGGCGTCGAACTGGATACCAACATGTTCTTCGACGTTCAGGTCAAGCGTATTCACGAATACAAGCGCCAGCTCCTGAACATCCTCCACGCCATTCACCTGTACATCCAGATCAAGGATGGCAAGGAAATCATGCCGCGTACCATCATGATTGGTGGTAAGTCCGCTCCTGGTTACTGGATGGCAAAGCAGATCATCCGTCTTGCTAACGCAGTTGCAGAAATCATCGACGCCGATCCTGCATGTAAGGGCAAGCTGAAGATGGTCTTCCTGGAAAACTACCGCGTTTCCTTCGCAGAAAAGATCATTCCGGCAGCAGACCTGTCCGAACAGATCTCCACTGCAGGTACCGAAGCTTCTGGTACCGGCAACATGAAGTTCGCCCTCAACGGCGCTCTCACCATCGGTACTCTCGATGGCGCTAACGTCGAAATGAAGGAAGAAGTGGGTGACGAAAACATCTTCATCTTCGGTCTCACCGTTGAAGAAGTTACCGACCTTCTCGCCAAGGGCTACCGTCCTCGCGACTTCTACGAACAGGATGACGATCTCCGCCGCGTGATCGACCTGATCGGTTCTGGCTTCTTCAGCCCGGATCGTCCGGACCTGTTCAAGCACATCGCCGACAAGCTCCTGACCCACGATCCGTACATGCTCTGCGCAGACTTCCGTAGCTACGTCGACATGCAGAAGACCGTTGCTGAAGCTTACCAGGACAAGAAGCACTGGGCTGAAATGGCTATCCTGAACGTGGCTCGCATGGGCAAGTTCAGCTCTGACCGTACCATCGACCAGTACGCTAAGGAAATCTGGAACGCTAAGGCTTGCAGCATCAAGCTGTAA
- a CDS encoding diguanylate cyclase domain-containing protein yields the protein MKLKYLKDSDYQANVFILRGVAAANIVYGIAWILNLLNVYFIDGSIMNTGVAISTFIFALMFCTAKVMGMDNSRTKYVMIAFSVAFISSVNIMLTYHSLLASTLPLILSVQYRKKKLLWYTCGLVMLGQAATVYGGYYFGLCNANWILYTSYSSETFLQMISEGKSILADPGIPHWLAQFLYYILPQWMILGCFVPALSILSAQIEARSQRDLVKHRQESLDYMTGLGNRTLYNNMLKDYFPFVKQMAVIMWDIRNLRKISEEEGPEAGDALVAMMADSIKPFRSERVRPFRIAGNKFAMLLKGYNLDNCTRIIDQWRQNVEKLNNTSKVKLCAAIGYAQSSGADCDLAVAQAEKMLQDYKSVSDH from the coding sequence ATGAAGTTGAAATACCTAAAAGATTCCGACTACCAGGCAAACGTATTTATCCTGAGAGGTGTCGCAGCCGCAAATATCGTTTACGGCATCGCCTGGATCCTGAATCTTCTGAACGTCTACTTCATCGACGGCAGCATCATGAACACAGGTGTCGCCATCTCCACCTTCATTTTCGCATTGATGTTCTGCACCGCCAAGGTGATGGGCATGGACAATTCCCGCACCAAGTACGTCATGATCGCCTTCTCCGTTGCGTTCATTTCTTCCGTAAACATCATGCTGACTTACCACTCCCTTCTGGCATCCACCTTGCCGCTGATTCTTTCCGTACAGTATCGTAAGAAGAAGCTCCTGTGGTATACCTGCGGACTAGTCATGTTGGGCCAGGCGGCAACCGTCTACGGTGGGTACTATTTCGGGCTTTGCAACGCCAACTGGATTCTTTACACATCCTACTCCAGCGAAACGTTCCTGCAGATGATTTCCGAGGGCAAGTCTATTCTTGCTGATCCAGGAATTCCCCATTGGCTTGCACAATTCCTCTATTACATCCTTCCCCAATGGATGATCTTAGGATGCTTCGTTCCCGCCCTGTCTATTCTTTCCGCCCAGATCGAAGCCCGTTCCCAGCGAGACCTTGTAAAGCACCGCCAGGAAAGCCTGGATTACATGACAGGTCTAGGCAACAGAACCCTCTACAACAACATGCTGAAGGATTATTTCCCCTTCGTAAAGCAGATGGCGGTCATCATGTGGGACATCCGAAACCTGCGCAAGATTTCCGAAGAAGAAGGTCCCGAAGCTGGCGACGCCCTGGTCGCCATGATGGCAGATTCCATCAAGCCATTCCGAAGCGAACGCGTCCGTCCCTTCCGCATAGCCGGGAACAAGTTCGCCATGCTTCTGAAGGGTTACAACCTGGACAACTGTACAAGAATTATCGATCAGTGGCGTCAGAATGTGGAAAAACTTAATAACACCTCCAAAGTCAAGCTCTGCGCCGCTATTGGCTACGCACAATCCAGTGGAGCGGACTGTGACCTTGCAGTCGCCCAAGCGGAAAAAATGCTCCAGGATTACAAATCCGTATCGGACCACTAG
- a CDS encoding FISUMP domain-containing protein, which produces MKNRVCRGLVLSAIAAALLAGCSDKDCTAGGATEGGNAISKTSISGVAQKGPFVTGSKVIVYELEGESLAQTGKAFFGRTDKNGAFKLSNVSLASQYAILECTGYFYNEVTGMKSNSQISLNAIEDLSERDQVNINMMTQLEYDRVVYLVANEKMSVSDAKKKAQKELANSFFFGDENVEFENLDIFGPSEKDAMLLAISALTLVGNSDADFAELLADFSSDIEDGVIENHEKEAQMADFVSVYLDQAQVRKNVEKLSGMEVPGFEKYISSFVEMIYSLGECSEKTEGKIAVNENELSGRRNARFVCTDGAWKITFANPEIKYGSFTDERDGYTYRTTTIGEQTWFAENLRFVSTDGASSRICYDDDPKYCDLYGAYYYYKYVSCPDGWHVPSREEWYVLIDAVGGEKVAASKLRARGAWNVNKYPGVAGDKDEFGFSAMPAGVYRYGGEGHTAFFRTSDDITDSLGRVLNASFVIGLNDADSTWMDNALHSSAISVRCVQDAAKDE; this is translated from the coding sequence ATGAAAAATAGGGTATGTAGAGGCTTGGTGCTGTCCGCTATTGCTGCTGCCCTATTGGCTGGCTGTTCCGATAAGGATTGTACAGCAGGTGGTGCTACCGAGGGTGGCAATGCAATTTCAAAAACTTCCATTTCCGGTGTAGCCCAGAAGGGGCCTTTCGTTACTGGATCCAAGGTGATTGTCTACGAGCTGGAAGGTGAAAGTCTTGCACAGACAGGTAAGGCTTTCTTCGGAAGGACCGATAAGAATGGCGCTTTCAAGCTGAGCAATGTATCTCTAGCTTCCCAGTATGCAATCCTGGAATGTACCGGGTATTTCTACAACGAAGTTACTGGAATGAAGTCTAATAGCCAGATTTCTCTCAATGCGATCGAGGACTTGTCTGAACGCGACCAGGTGAACATCAACATGATGACCCAGCTGGAATACGACCGTGTTGTCTACCTGGTGGCCAACGAGAAGATGAGCGTTTCGGATGCAAAGAAGAAGGCCCAGAAGGAACTGGCCAATTCATTCTTCTTCGGCGATGAAAACGTGGAGTTTGAAAACCTGGATATTTTTGGACCTTCAGAAAAGGATGCCATGTTACTTGCTATATCCGCCCTTACCTTGGTGGGAAATAGCGATGCGGATTTTGCTGAACTGCTGGCTGATTTCTCTTCGGACATCGAGGATGGAGTCATAGAAAATCACGAGAAGGAAGCCCAGATGGCAGATTTCGTTTCCGTGTATCTGGATCAGGCCCAGGTCCGCAAGAATGTTGAAAAATTGTCCGGAATGGAAGTTCCTGGATTTGAGAAGTACATCAGCAGCTTTGTGGAGATGATATACAGTCTTGGGGAATGTTCCGAGAAGACTGAAGGTAAAATTGCTGTCAACGAAAACGAACTTAGCGGTCGCCGCAATGCCCGCTTTGTCTGTACGGATGGTGCTTGGAAGATTACCTTTGCCAATCCCGAGATAAAGTACGGATCCTTTACGGATGAACGCGATGGCTATACTTACCGCACGACGACCATCGGGGAACAGACCTGGTTTGCCGAAAACCTTCGTTTTGTCTCCACGGATGGAGCGTCTAGCCGAATCTGCTATGATGATGATCCGAAGTATTGCGACCTTTATGGCGCCTACTATTATTACAAGTATGTTTCTTGTCCTGACGGGTGGCATGTTCCCAGCCGTGAAGAATGGTATGTCCTGATTGATGCCGTTGGCGGTGAAAAGGTTGCTGCATCCAAGCTTCGTGCCCGCGGTGCGTGGAACGTGAATAAATATCCAGGCGTGGCGGGTGACAAGGATGAATTTGGTTTCTCCGCCATGCCAGCAGGCGTCTACCGTTATGGTGGTGAAGGCCATACCGCATTCTTCCGTACATCCGATGATATTACGGACTCCTTGGGTAGAGTGCTGAATGCTTCTTTCGTAATAGGCCTAAATGATGCAGATTCCACCTGGATGGATAATGCCTTGCATTCGTCTGCAATTTCAGTGCGTTGCGTCCAGGATGCTGCCAAGGACGAATAA
- a CDS encoding TIGR02147 family protein: protein MKPVADYQDYRSIIQDFYDEHKSRGMLTWRGFSELAGFASSGYLKLVCQGKANLSNAGIHQVAKAMKLTPSETAYFKELVLLDQAKTVTDKDKSLKNLEKLSKSCKARVLRDDPLDYFSNWQNAVVRELAAKAPANAKTSNIARQVLPEISAAEVGRALKFLTATGMLRKNEDGSYSQTDKVLSSGNKDLSSVALRSFHKQLGKLAIDALDNVPVNERNSSDLVVGITSEQYETLVQKIVEFRQEILHIVTETEDMDRVYCLQLNLFPFSHKISTKGNPDEK, encoded by the coding sequence ATGAAGCCTGTTGCTGATTACCAAGACTATAGAAGTATTATTCAGGACTTTTATGATGAACATAAAAGCCGTGGAATGCTAACGTGGCGTGGTTTTTCGGAATTGGCAGGATTTGCTTCTTCGGGGTATCTGAAGCTTGTTTGCCAGGGTAAGGCTAACTTGAGCAATGCGGGGATCCATCAGGTGGCAAAGGCGATGAAGCTTACACCATCCGAAACAGCCTATTTTAAGGAATTGGTTCTGCTGGACCAGGCTAAGACTGTGACAGATAAGGACAAGTCCTTGAAGAACCTTGAAAAGCTTTCCAAGAGCTGCAAGGCCCGAGTATTGAGGGATGATCCCCTGGACTATTTCTCCAACTGGCAGAACGCTGTGGTTAGGGAACTGGCAGCCAAGGCTCCTGCAAACGCAAAGACTTCCAATATCGCTCGTCAGGTTCTTCCCGAAATTTCCGCTGCCGAGGTGGGACGCGCCCTGAAGTTCCTTACTGCAACAGGTATGCTTCGAAAGAATGAAGATGGAAGCTATTCCCAGACAGACAAGGTTTTGTCTTCTGGTAATAAGGATCTGTCCAGTGTGGCGCTTCGCAGTTTCCATAAGCAGTTAGGCAAACTTGCTATTGACGCTCTTGATAATGTTCCTGTGAATGAACGTAACTCTTCCGACTTGGTTGTCGGAATTACGTCTGAACAGTACGAAACGCTGGTCCAGAAAATCGTCGAATTCCGCCAGGAAATTCTTCACATTGTTACAGAAACTGAAGATATGGACCGAGTTTACTGCCTCCAGCTGAATTTGTTCCCTTTTAGCCATAAGATTTCCACCAAGGGAAACCCTGATGAAAAATAG
- a CDS encoding Gfo/Idh/MocA family protein: MKNRKTAILIGNGTMGARHRARFESCGVFFSKVLDLDAEKWLGSDESCKFLQQEPPDFVVIASPAVTHYKYARFFLERRIPVLLEKPLAVTAREAMELVDLSEANDTLLFVAQSECYNPLFLNFRKHLRLDLAKAVAASRAAGCAAPLDVKLEFRREHGYCQRCRDVDVTLDLLVHDISLFLNLFDAKDVKVVDSSGNEDYARRLVKIVSGEFAGVVAEFHGDRNSNRDVRQISVSFGRNGNMSSFDYSVSLARYTSAGTVEHIPDSLDNEHRFFLKLLAGACKDWARRALMNAAQSVVLLRNI, translated from the coding sequence ATGAAGAACAGAAAGACTGCGATTTTGATCGGAAACGGCACCATGGGTGCGCGCCATCGGGCACGTTTTGAATCCTGCGGGGTCTTTTTTTCCAAGGTCCTGGATCTGGATGCAGAAAAATGGCTGGGTTCTGATGAAAGTTGCAAGTTTTTGCAGCAGGAACCCCCTGATTTTGTGGTAATTGCCTCTCCTGCGGTGACGCACTACAAGTACGCCCGTTTTTTCCTGGAACGCAGGATTCCTGTGCTTTTGGAGAAACCTCTGGCGGTAACGGCCCGTGAGGCGATGGAACTGGTGGACTTGTCCGAGGCCAACGATACGCTCTTGTTTGTTGCCCAGTCCGAATGTTACAACCCGCTGTTCCTGAATTTCAGAAAGCACCTTCGGCTGGATCTGGCGAAAGCCGTGGCTGCTTCTCGTGCTGCCGGTTGTGCAGCCCCTCTGGATGTTAAACTGGAGTTCCGTCGGGAGCATGGCTACTGCCAACGTTGCCGCGATGTGGATGTGACCTTGGATCTGCTGGTCCATGATATAAGCCTGTTCCTGAATCTTTTTGACGCCAAGGACGTGAAGGTGGTGGATTCCTCGGGGAATGAGGACTACGCCCGCCGACTGGTGAAGATTGTTTCCGGTGAATTTGCTGGTGTGGTCGCGGAATTCCATGGGGACCGAAACAGCAATCGGGATGTCCGCCAGATTTCTGTTTCCTTTGGACGTAATGGGAACATGTCCAGTTTTGACTATTCCGTAAGTCTAGCCCGTTACACGTCCGCGGGGACCGTTGAACACATTCCGGATTCCCTGGATAACGAACATCGTTTCTTTTTGAAGCTATTGGCAGGAGCCTGCAAGGATTGGGCCCGTCGTGCTTTGATGAATGCAGCTCAAAGTGTTGTTTTATTAAGAAACATTTGA
- a CDS encoding GGDEF domain-containing protein, producing MQNYQKDSDYEGNKFTLKAIRYSCAIFGIIWILNLLGIFIVDDTIMNIGFFGSILLCASTFAVCKLTGLSNPKTKYLVLLFATLNYNFICMMLTYHAMLVTVLPLVFAVQYRNHKIIRYTYIITAASYIASVYGGYYFGLCNANMLLFTAHPTDFYLEQVVDGILVPNDPGMPAALAIFIFFVVPQWFILMAFLPILFHISKQIEIRAQNEVYGKRQAETDFMTGLGNSTLYQSMLRDYYPTIKNLAIIIWDINDLRLINEQQGYETGDILIAMAADSIKPLEAPNQKIYRIAGDEFVLVIENPSDGAINKALLKWNNKLEELNRSSITKLSAMVGYSQGNGRDIDFLVKDAYRMMTNLKDTARMKAIPK from the coding sequence ATGCAAAATTACCAGAAAGATTCAGATTACGAAGGCAACAAGTTTACCCTTAAGGCGATTCGTTACTCCTGTGCTATATTCGGCATTATCTGGATCCTGAACCTTCTGGGAATATTCATCGTCGACGACACCATCATGAACATCGGCTTCTTCGGAAGCATCCTGCTCTGCGCGTCGACTTTCGCGGTGTGCAAACTCACCGGGCTCTCCAATCCCAAGACCAAATACCTGGTCCTGCTGTTTGCCACCCTCAATTACAATTTCATATGCATGATGCTAACCTATCATGCCATGCTGGTAACGGTTCTACCCCTTGTTTTCGCCGTGCAGTACCGTAACCACAAAATCATCCGCTACACGTACATCATTACGGCAGCCAGTTACATCGCCAGTGTCTATGGCGGATACTACTTCGGCTTGTGCAATGCGAACATGCTGTTGTTCACGGCACACCCCACGGACTTCTACCTGGAACAAGTTGTAGACGGCATCCTGGTCCCTAACGATCCCGGCATGCCCGCCGCACTTGCAATTTTCATTTTCTTTGTGGTGCCCCAGTGGTTTATCCTTATGGCATTCCTGCCTATCCTGTTCCACATCAGCAAGCAAATCGAAATTCGAGCCCAGAACGAAGTCTACGGCAAGCGCCAGGCCGAAACCGACTTTATGACAGGTCTTGGCAACAGCACCCTTTACCAGTCCATGCTTAGGGATTACTACCCCACCATCAAGAATCTGGCAATCATTATCTGGGACATCAACGACCTGCGCCTCATCAACGAGCAGCAAGGCTACGAAACCGGGGACATCCTCATCGCCATGGCAGCAGACTCCATCAAGCCGTTGGAAGCTCCCAACCAAAAGATCTACCGCATTGCTGGCGACGAATTTGTGCTGGTGATTGAAAATCCCTCCGACGGAGCAATCAACAAGGCCTTGCTCAAGTGGAACAATAAACTGGAAGAACTGAACCGCTCCTCCATTACCAAGCTTTCCGCCATGGTCGGTTATTCCCAGGGCAACGGCAGGGACATCGACTTCCTGGTGAAGGACGCCTACCGCATGATGACCAACCTGAAGGATACGGCCCGCATGAAGGCCATCCCCAAGTAA
- the ybaK gene encoding Cys-tRNA(Pro) deacylase — protein sequence MDIKKTNVARILDKQKISYELIPYVVDENDLGAQHVADSLGEDINQVFKTILVHGDKIGYLMCVVPGNLEVDLKGAAKVSGNKKIETVPLKDLTHLTGYIRGGCSPLGLKKNFPIFMHETCNNFPYIYVSAGERGLQLKIAPADLIKACRATVGSIARIPPEAPQD from the coding sequence ATGGACATCAAGAAGACTAACGTCGCCCGCATTCTGGACAAGCAGAAAATTTCCTACGAATTGATTCCCTATGTCGTTGACGAAAACGACCTGGGGGCACAGCACGTAGCCGACTCCCTGGGAGAAGACATCAACCAGGTTTTCAAGACCATTCTTGTTCACGGAGACAAGATCGGCTACCTCATGTGCGTAGTGCCGGGAAATCTGGAAGTGGACCTGAAGGGAGCCGCAAAAGTCAGCGGAAATAAGAAAATCGAAACCGTCCCCCTGAAGGATCTGACACATCTCACCGGCTACATCCGCGGCGGTTGCAGCCCTCTTGGTCTCAAGAAGAACTTTCCCATCTTCATGCACGAAACCTGCAACAACTTCCCCTACATTTACGTGAGCGCAGGGGAACGTGGTCTCCAGCTGAAGATCGCTCCCGCTGATTTGATCAAGGCATGCCGCGCCACCGTAGGCTCCATCGCCAGGATCCCGCCGGAAGCCCCTCAGGACTAA
- a CDS encoding glycoside hydrolase family 11 protein — translation MKNIFKFGMAAVCALATSSLAQDFCSTATHSGESVETSRNVVGSFDNGIGYELWNEGGNGGSATFYDDGSFNCQMTGAKDYLCRSGLSFDSDKTHEEIGHMKADFKLVKKGLTGIDYSYIGIYGWTREPLVEWYIVDNTGSEWMPGDWVAQGSSAKKHGVFEIDGAKYTVYEGDRTSYSIDGDNTYFKQYFSVRTTKRDCGTIDISAHFKKWEELGMKMGKMHEAKILGEAGSTSGANAKGEYDFPYAKVYIEGSNVDAIQNVRLQSTSERAMYVFDAQGKFLSSFDAGKVSSLNDVLKARFHAGVYLVKQGGITKSVTVK, via the coding sequence ATGAAGAATATTTTCAAATTTGGCATGGCCGCAGTGTGCGCTCTGGCCACAAGTTCCCTCGCCCAGGATTTCTGCAGCACAGCAACCCATAGCGGTGAAAGCGTTGAAACCTCCAGGAATGTCGTAGGTTCCTTCGATAACGGTATCGGTTACGAACTCTGGAACGAAGGTGGCAACGGCGGTTCTGCTACGTTCTATGACGATGGATCCTTCAACTGCCAGATGACTGGCGCCAAGGATTATCTGTGCCGTTCCGGTCTCTCCTTTGACAGCGACAAGACTCACGAAGAAATTGGCCACATGAAGGCTGACTTTAAACTGGTGAAGAAGGGCCTTACTGGTATTGACTATTCCTACATCGGCATTTACGGTTGGACTCGCGAACCTCTGGTAGAATGGTATATCGTTGACAATACCGGTAGTGAATGGATGCCGGGTGACTGGGTTGCTCAGGGTTCTTCTGCTAAGAAGCATGGCGTCTTTGAAATTGACGGTGCCAAGTATACGGTGTACGAAGGCGACCGCACCTCCTATTCCATCGATGGCGATAACACCTACTTTAAGCAGTATTTTAGCGTACGTACCACCAAGCGCGATTGCGGTACCATCGATATTTCTGCTCACTTCAAGAAGTGGGAAGAACTGGGCATGAAGATGGGTAAGATGCACGAAGCCAAGATTCTTGGCGAAGCTGGTAGCACTAGCGGTGCAAACGCCAAGGGCGAATACGATTTCCCCTATGCAAAGGTCTACATCGAAGGTTCCAATGTTGATGCTATCCAGAATGTCCGTTTGCAGTCTACTAGCGAACGTGCAATGTACGTGTTCGACGCCCAGGGCAAGTTCCTCAGTTCCTTTGATGCTGGAAAGGTAAGTTCCTTGAACGACGTTCTCAAGGCCCGTTTCCATGCAGGCGTTTACCTGGTTAAGCAGGGCGGCATTACCAAGAGCGTTACAGTGAAGTAA
- a CDS encoding MATE family efflux transporter translates to MQIQLSDHFNYSRLLRFTLPSIAAMVFTSVYSVVDGFFVSNYAGTQALAAVNMAWPVIMILGTLGLMFGIGGSALIAAAQGRGRIKRANEYFSLIVYAAIALGVLLTVATWFLLAPVMRLLGADGGLLVDCILYGHVVLIGLVPFIMQMMFQTLFITAEKPNLCFYVTVGAGVANMILDWLLVGILGMGLLGAAVATDVGFLIGGVVPLVYFARKNSSTLRLGKTRWMPHALVKASFNGSSELLSGVSSSIVTLLYDYQLLRYAGENGVAAFSVIMYITFIFFALFIGYSNGIAPVISYHFGARNREELKNLFKRCFVVVGVSGVAMFGLAELSAPLLSKIFVGYDAELYHMTVYAFRIVSFCFLLSGFNIFASSLFTALNNGLISATISTSRSIIFELASVLLLPFLFGINGIWFAIWGAEIATLVMAMIFIVRKKNTYGYL, encoded by the coding sequence ATGCAAATCCAGCTTTCCGATCATTTTAACTACTCCAGACTTTTGCGCTTTACGCTGCCCTCTATTGCGGCGATGGTGTTCACTTCTGTCTATAGTGTGGTGGATGGTTTCTTTGTCTCCAATTATGCAGGAACCCAGGCGCTGGCTGCCGTAAATATGGCCTGGCCTGTCATCATGATTTTGGGGACGCTGGGCCTGATGTTCGGTATTGGTGGAAGCGCCTTGATTGCAGCTGCCCAAGGTCGCGGTCGCATCAAACGGGCCAACGAATATTTCTCCCTGATCGTTTATGCGGCTATTGCCTTAGGCGTTTTACTCACCGTTGCCACCTGGTTTCTGCTGGCTCCCGTCATGAGGTTGCTTGGCGCCGATGGTGGCCTCCTTGTTGATTGCATTTTGTACGGGCACGTTGTGCTCATTGGACTGGTTCCCTTCATTATGCAGATGATGTTCCAGACCTTGTTTATCACTGCGGAAAAACCGAACCTTTGTTTTTACGTGACTGTGGGTGCGGGCGTTGCCAATATGATTCTGGATTGGCTCCTTGTTGGAATTCTTGGAATGGGATTGCTTGGTGCCGCCGTTGCTACCGATGTTGGTTTCTTGATTGGTGGCGTTGTCCCTCTGGTTTATTTTGCCCGCAAGAATTCCAGTACCCTTCGCCTTGGGAAAACTCGCTGGATGCCCCACGCCTTAGTCAAAGCCAGTTTCAATGGAAGTTCCGAATTGCTTTCGGGAGTTTCTTCTTCCATAGTGACCTTGCTTTACGATTATCAGCTGCTGCGCTATGCCGGCGAAAATGGGGTGGCCGCTTTCAGTGTCATCATGTACATCACTTTCATTTTCTTCGCTTTATTTATCGGTTATAGCAATGGTATTGCGCCTGTAATTTCCTACCATTTTGGAGCGCGCAATAGGGAAGAACTGAAGAATTTGTTCAAACGATGCTTTGTTGTTGTAGGTGTTTCCGGTGTTGCCATGTTTGGCCTGGCGGAACTTTCTGCGCCATTACTTTCAAAAATATTTGTGGGCTACGATGCAGAACTTTACCACATGACCGTGTATGCCTTCCGCATCGTGAGCTTCTGTTTCCTTCTATCGGGCTTTAATATTTTTGCGTCGTCCCTTTTTACGGCTCTCAATAACGGGCTGATTTCCGCTACTATTTCTACGAGCCGCTCCATTATTTTTGAACTGGCCTCGGTGCTTCTACTTCCGTTCCTGTTTGGTATTAACGGAATCTGGTTTGCCATCTGGGGCGCAGAAATTGCTACCCTGGTGATGGCGATGATTTTCATAGTCCGCAAGAAAAATACCTACGGCTATTTGTAA